A section of the Rhizophagus irregularis chromosome 16, complete sequence genome encodes:
- a CDS encoding uncharacterized protein (SECRETED:cutsite_VWG-VH; SECRETED:prob_0.6091); SECRETED:SignalP(1-22) — protein MSRTAKITLIAAIFISTGTVWGVHHLQKKEKEFMHAGILRDEERRAKKNKFQQNKMELEQQLILQREYEKIQPVKKNENR, from the exons atgtctCGAACAGctaaaattactttaattgCCGCAATATTTATTTCTACTGGTACCGTCTGGGGCGTGCATCatctacaaaaaaaggaaaaagag tttatgcatGCAGGTATATTAAGAGATGAAGAGAGAAgagctaaaaaaaataaatttcaacaaaataaaatggaacttgaacaacaattaattttacaacgtgaatatgaaaaaattcaaccagttaaaaaaaatgaaaatagatga
- a CDS encoding uncharacterized protein (antiSMASH:Cluster_1): MVVNSRYGKFVFPNQKSILERISNCGDGVRNLGEKELEGYQLYIVEQWACDKIRRPYNTIIVFTGDSAHKIKACVVIIEENKIEHYPEKLKLLFDSLEKDDMTRPKNSGEETIFVTNFNTFPSSLNTILVPDGDYEDHKFEFFLNLNLRKAGCSGRSALSLNPPTDAQIDKFIQTYAVSDSIPFKYAVLELVKLVQISLCIFGLLPQDCMDGLLCDSTEIALREFQNTYHPGIEIRDNILDPTLVAVILTKVVSIRNKLNSLGYQVGKDPFSDTDLFLSGVESFQNAKKINFTRKLDVITVEKIYEAYSRFRNPDAIRVHKVLKSKLDDISTGSSNTSTDIETCNLEEFGKNVQIERLKYLWRGKGDPPEQFLETYWLFHNSRDFGKELGKSILRGVSGVSGRTAKTGEAIRDGVLGIKDNVTGSFSILVDKRKEKNTYKSSSLPPDYFSQNQHNEVDISYNQGTGLTYNANLQNRGENYVSPTSPHEIGDASKTELSKGSEIKRTRSNSLSTYEFIAEAMSTRVLPSVFRRYSFTNMDLARKQADGTLILPRRNLDVDIQTYMIYDNLKQSESSLKSLAERLESTVEEYNKQIEELTKSYEERIQNFKSTETEGGEVLDKQRKLSKIVSQIGTNSAKLNYELGVLEEKLREVEEFADTFCLKVQMLQMKVPQSRRSVSILYNFLNYFQDQWKRIITRFYKPKEE; this comes from the exons atggttgTCAATAGTAGGTACGGTAAATTTGTATTTCCAAATCAGAAAAGTATTCTGGAACGAATAAGCAATTGTGGTGATGGCGTTCGAAATCTTGGCGAAAAAGAATTGGAAGGTTATCAACTTTATATAGTCGAACAGTG GGCATGTGATAAAATACGAAGACCTTATAATACAATCATTGTTTTTACTGGAGACTCGGCACACAAg ATTAAAGCATGCGTTGTAATTATCgaagaaaataaaatcgaACATTATCCAGAAAAGTTAAAGCTGTTGTTTGATAGTTTAGAGAAAGATGACATGACTAGGCCTAAAAAT TCCGGCGAAGAAACTATTTTTGTCACTAACTTTAATACATTTCCCTCATCATTGAATACTATTTTGGTTCCTGATGGAGATTACGAAGATCataaatttgaattctttttaaaCCTTAATTTAAGAAAAGCTGGATGTAGTGGCCGAAGTGCCCTTTCTTTGAACCCGCCAAC AGACGCGCAAATAGACAAGTTTATTCAAACATACGCAGTTTCGGATAGCATACCTTTTAAATATGCTGTCTTGGAATTGGTGAAATTGGTCCAGATCTCTTTGTGTATATTTGGACTTCTTCCACAGGATTGTATGGATGGATTGCTATGTGATTCGACAGAAATAGCCTTGAGAGAATTTCAAAATACATACCATCCTGGCATAGAA ATAAGAGATAATATATTAGATCCAACGTTAGTTGCTGTGATTTTGACGAAGGTTGTTAGTATAAGAAATAAACTTAATTCTCTTGGATACCAG GTCGGAAAAGATCCATTTTCTGACACGGATCTATTTCTTAGCGGAGTTGAATCTTTTCAA aatgcaaaaaaaatcaattttacgCGCAAATTGGATGTTATTACCgtagaaaaaatatatgaagCTTATAGTCGTTTTCGTAACCCTGATGCAATAAGAGTTCACAAg GTCttgaaatcaaaattggatgaTATAAGTACag GATCCTCAAATACATCAACTGATATTGAGACGTGCAATTTAGAGGAATTTGGCAAAAACGTTCAAATTGAaaggttaaaatatttgtggAGGGGCAAGGGGGATCCCCCGGAACAGTTTTTAGAAACATATTGGTTGTTCCATAATAGTAGAGATTTTGGTAAAGAGCTTGGGAAAAGTATTTTGCGCGGTGTTTCCGGTGTTTCTGGGCGAACG GCGAAAACCGGAGAAGCTATAAGAGATGGTGTTCTTGGGATCAAGGATAATGTTACTGG TTCGTTTTCAATTCTCGTTGATAAGCGGAAGGAAAAGAATACatataaatcatcatcattaccaCCAGACTATTTCTCACAGAATCAACATAA CGAAGTTGACATATCTTATAATCAGGGAACAG gTTTGACTTATAATGCAAATTTACAAAACAGAGGCGAAAATTATGTGAGTCCTACTTCGCCTCATGAAATTGGGGATGCCTCTAAAACTGAGTTATCGAAAGGAAgtgaaattaaaagaacaagGAGTAATTCTTTGAGTACTTACGAATTCATTGCCGAAGCAATGTCTACTCGAGTTCTACCAAGTGTTTTTAGGAGATATTCATTCACTAACATGGATTTGGCGCGAAAACAAGCCGATGGAACTTTAATATTGCCTCG GCGCAATTTAGATGTAGACATTCAAACCTATATGATCTATGATAATCTCAAACAAAGTGAATCATCTTTGAAAAGTTTGGCAGAACGTTTGGAG tctACTGTAGAGGAATATAACAAGCAAATCGAAGAGTTAACAAAGTCATATGAAGaaagaattcaaaattttaag TCAACAGAAACTGAAGGTGGGGAAGTATTGGATAAGCAAAGAAAGTTATCCAAAATAGTTTCACAAATTGGCACTAATAGtgcaaaattaaattatgagtTAGGTGTATTAGAGGAAAAACTAAGAGAAGTTGAAGAATTCGCTGATACATTTTGTTTAAAG gtTCAGATGTTGCAAATGAAAGTGCCACAATCACGTAGATCAGTCAGTATCTTGtacaattttttgaattattttcaagaTCAATGGAAAAGAATTATTACTAGATTTTATAAACCTaaagaagaataa
- a CDS encoding uncharacterized protein (antiSMASH:Cluster_1) has protein sequence MAKFWAFTVEGTVTVYLAKFGAPAAIGGSQKTSDTGIVTAKLPKPGRLQPVARLLLNCTVPKSHYNIVKFIFLSSKMLNHTILHLEKETPANLGFVDGVLPTGAGTCRVHNIA, from the coding sequence ATGGCAAAATTTTGGGCTTTTACTGTAGAAGGGACTGTTACAGTATATTTAGCTAAGTTCGGAGCTCCTGCCGCGATTGGTGGGTCCCAGAAAACATCAGACACTGGGATAGTTACTGCGAAATTACCCAAGCCTGGGCGATTACAACCAGTAGCTAGATTACTGTTGAATTGTACAGTCCCAAAATCCCactataatattgtaaaatttatatttttaagctCTAAGATGCTTAATCACACAATCTTACATCTAGAAAAAGAAACTCCGGCTAATCTTGGATTCGTTGATGGTGTACTTCCTACTGGTGCTGGCACTTGTCGAGTCCATAACATCGCCTAA
- a CDS encoding uncharacterized protein (antiSMASH:Cluster_1) — protein sequence MSYRSRLVEEFRRKLITLFLKKPVQVQPDINFTGKWRLYFDPSGVRVKTAADIAICPNINLIQEPLNPGPPPGDANVH from the exons ATGA GTTACCGTTCCAGATTGGTTGAAGAGTTCCGGAGGAAGCTTATAACACTTTTCTTGAAAAAACCGGTTCAAGTTCAACcggatataaattttactggAAAATGGAGAC TTTATTTCGATCCTTCTGGTGTCAGAGTAAAAACGGCAGCAGATATTGCTATTTGTCCGAATATAAATCTTATTCAAGAACCTTTGAATCCCGGGCCTCCTCCCGGTGATGCAAATGTACATTAA